In the genome of Ensifer sp. WSM1721, the window ATCAAGCCTTCTGTTCCTCGCGGCACGTGGCGTCCTCAGCGATCTGTTGCGTCGGCGTGCCGGACGGTTTCTGGAGCGTCTTGCCGAAGGATTTCGGCGCAACGCTTTCCTCTACCTACTGATCCTGCGGCTGGCGCCGATCTTCCCGTTCTTCATCGTCAATATCGCGCCCGCCTTCTTCGACGTGAAACTTCGCACCTTTGTCGCCGCGACGCTGATCGGCATCGTGCCGGCAACCTTCGCCTACGCCTGGCTCGGTTGCGGGCTCGACGAGGTGATCGCCCGCGCGGCCCACAGCGGCGGCGCACTGTCCTTTTCGGATTTCGCCACCACGGATGTTTCGTTGGCGCTTCTTGCACTGGCGCTGATTGCGGCATTGCCTCTGGCCTACAGGCTAATACAGTCACGCCATAGGAATGCCTGACGACGGGAAGGGCGTGCGGCGTGGCGAAGATACTCACTCCCGATATCTGCGTGATCGGCGGCGGCGCGGCCGGTCTCTCCGTGGCCGCAGGCGCCGCCGCCTTCGGCGTACCGGTCGTTCTTGTCGAGCATGGCCGGATGGGCGGGGACTGCCTGAACTATGGCTGCGTGCCATCGAAGGCACTGATCGCGTCGGCGAAGCATGCGGAGGCAATCCGCGGGGCCGCAGAGTTCGGCATCACCGCCTCCGAGCCGGGCGTCGACCATGAGCGGCTGCAGGCACGCATCCGTTCCGTCATCGCGGGCCTCGCGCCGCATGATTCGGTCGAGCGCTTCACCCGCCTCGGCGTTGAGGTGATCGAAGAAAAGGCCCGCTTCATCGACGAGCGCACGGTGACCGCCGGTGACCGCCTCATCCGCGCGCGCCGCTTCGTGATCGCGACAGGATCATCTCCCGCCGTTCCCCCGATCCCGGGGCTGGCGGAGACGCCATTTCTCACCAATGAGACGCTCTTCGAGCTGAAGCACTTGCCGCAGCACCTCGTCGTGATCGGTGCCGGGGCGGTCGGCCTCGAAATGGCGCTCGCCCATCGCCGGCTCGGCGCCCGCGTCACGATCGTGGAGAATGCGGCCGCCCTGTCGCAAGTCGATCCGGAACTGGCGGCGATTGTGCTCGAGGCTATCGCCGCGGAGGGCATCGTTCTCCATGAACGCACGACGATCCGCTCGATCGGGAAGACGGACGGCGGCATCCGCTTGCTTTGTGAAAATGGCAACGGAGCCTTCCAGATCGACGGAAGCGATCTGCTCATTGCCGCCGGTCGCGCGGCCAATCACTCATCGCTCGATCTCGATCTCGCCGGCATTCGCCACGACGCCAAGCACATAGAGGTCGGAGCCGATATGAGGACGAGCAATCGCCGCGTCTACGTGGTCGGCGACGCGGCAGGCGGCCAGTTCACCCATCAGGCAAGCTACCATGCGCGGCTGGTGCTGCAGCAGATCCTCTTTCGTCTACCCGCGCGCGAGAAATTTGATGTCGTTCCGCGCGTGATCTTCACGGATCCGGAACTGGCAGAGGTCGGCCTGGGCGAGCGGCAGGCACGCGACGGATTCGCCGGGATCGAGGTCGTCCGTTGGGATTATTCCGGGAACGATCGCGCCCGTACCGATGGGCTCGGCCGCGGGTTGATCAAGGTCGTGGTCGGCCGGCGAGGGCGGATTCTTGGAGCCGGTATCGCCGGCGCCGGCGCAGGAGAGATGATCGCCATCTGGGCCTTCGCCGTTGCCAACCGGCTGACATTGAAGCACTTCCACAACTATGTTGCACCGTATCCGACGCTCGCCGAGATTGGAAAACAGGCGGCGATCTCCTATTATTCGCCTGTGGCACGAAATCGCCTCTTGCGGTCCGCGATCCGGGTCCTGCGCTATTTCGGCTGACGGCAGGGAATGTTGTAAAAGTTATGGTAGAAGACGCGCGTCCGGCCAACCCGAATGCGGCACCACGAGCGGCAGTCGGCTTTCTTCGCGGGCTCTCCGGCAAGCTCCTGTTGCTGACCATCACCTTCGTCATGCTGGCGGAGGTGCTGATCTTCGTGCCCTCCGTCGCCAATATGCGCATCCGCTGGCTGCAGGATCGGCTGAACACGGTCGCCGCCGCCGCCGTCGTCGTCGACGGGCTGCAGAACATCGAGCTTCCGCGCGCCGTGCAGCGCGAAACCTTGATGGCGACCGGGACCAAGGCCATCGTCATTCGCCGCAAGGATGCCTCGCGGATGATTGCCACCGTCGACATGCCGCCCGCGATCGACGGCGAATACGACATCGCCAACTTCACGGCGCTCGGTGCGATCCGCGACGCCTTCGATACGCTCCTCTTCGGCGGCAATCGGGTGGTGCGCGTCTACGGCCCGCTCGGCGAGGGCGACGCGACCATCGAACTGGTGATGAAGGATGCGACCCTGCGCAAGGCCATGCTCGTCTATTCGCGCAACGTCTTCCTGCTGTCGATCGTCATCTCGCTCATTACCGCGGCGCTGATCTTCCTTGCCATCAATCGCATGCTGATCGTGCCGATCCGGCGTCTGACGACCAGCATGCAGGAGTTTTCCGACGAGCCGTCTAGTCCCGAACGCATCCTCGTGCCGCCGGAGGGCGGCGACGAGCTGGCGGTCGCCGGCCAGCATCTCGCCAGCATGCAGCGCGAGCTGCAGAAGACCCTGAAGCAACAGAAGAGCCTTGCCGAGCTCGGCCTTGCCGTCTCCAAGATCAACCACGACATGCGCAACATTCTTTCCTCGGCGCAGCTCATTTCCGACCGGCTCGCCGATGTCGACGATCCCGTGGTCAAGCGCTTCGCGCCGACGTTGCTTAGAACCATCGACCGCGCCGTCGGCTATACGCGCGAAGTTCTCTCGTACGGGCGCACCGCCGAGGCCGAGCCGCGCCGCCGCTTCGTCGCGCTCAAGCCCCTCGTCGAGGATGTAGCCGAACTCCTGGCGGTCGATCGCCAGAGCGGCATCGATTTCGATATCCAGATCCGCGACGATGTCGAGGTCGATGCGGACGGCGAGCAGCTGTTCCGCATCGTCCATAATATCTGCCGCAACGCGGTCGAAGCACTGATCAATCACGAGCCGGAAGACGGTCGCGCCAGGAGGGTTACCGTCTCGGCGGTGCGCACCGGAAGCGTGGTGACGATTTCGATCGATGATACCGGTCCCGGCATGCCGGCAAAGGCGCGCGAAAACCTCTTCGCCGCCTTCCGCGGCTCGGCGCGCTCGGGCGGTACGGGCCTCGGACTCGCGATCGCCCGCGAACTGGTGCTTGCCCATGGCGGCACGATCGCGCTTGTGGAAAAGCCCACGCCCGGCACGCTGTTCCGCATCGAGCTCCCTGATCGTCCGGTGCGGCTTGACGCCTTCCGCGCGAAGGGGCGCCCCTGATCTTCCGTCGCTTCGCCCCCGGGGGCCGGCAACTCCGGCCTTGGTCCACCCTCGTCGCAAAAATGAAATTTTTTGCCGAAAGGCGCTTGCAATCGCCGGAAGGACCCTTTAGAGGATCGCCACGCAAGCGGTGGTCGCCGCTTTCTAGGCAAGCACCCGTAGCTCAGCTGGATAGAGCACCAGACTACGAATCTGGGGGTCAGGAGTTCGAATCTCTTCGGGTGCGCCATTTTCCATTGCTGCTCACTGCACTGCCGACCCGATTAATCAGTCGCCCGCACAGCGCTGACGATCCATGCACGCGAGTCGAAAAACACACCTTCGGCAGTCATGTGCGCGTCCAGCAAATCACGCAGCCGCTGCTGTGGCTGCTCCGGTGGTTCATCGGAGCGCGCAAGCGCGTCCTTCACCAGATAGAGGCCGGTGAGAGCATCAAAAGCGGCATCAACATCCGGCCCGTAGAAGACCGGCTCTTGCACCTCGACAAAGTCGATTGAGGCGAAGCCGGCAGTGCTGAGAAGTTCTGTGGCGATGGCGGGATCGCTAAGTGAAAACGCCTTGCCGGCATTCTCTGAAATCGCGCGCCCCGGAGCCAACGCCTGCCTAATGGCACCAGACCACGCATTGCGCTCCTGGCTCTGCCACACCATCCACGCAAGACGCGCGCCTGGGCGCATCGCTCGGGCGATATTGGCAAATGCCGCCGCCGGATCAGCAAAGAACATTACTCCGAACCGGCTAATGCATAGATCAAAGCTGGCAGCCGGAAAGTTGTGGTGTTGTGCGTCGCCCAGTTCAAAGGCGACATTCCGAAGCCCTGCATCTACGCAACGACGCCGCGCAATCTCAAGCATCTCGGCAGAAGTATCCACACCGACCACGTCTCCTTCCACCGCGATGCAGGCGGCTTCACGGGTGGTTTGGCCTGCACCGCAACCGATATCGAGCACTCGGTCGCGCATTCCGACACTGGCAGCGGCCCGTAAATGCCGGTTGTGCAGTGACAACTCTGCGTCGTAAAAATCAGCACACTGCACCGCCATGAGAATCACCCCGTTTTGTGCTTGGCTACGGATGGAGTTCGTCCCTCTTCCGTTTCTACCGTGGCCTGGTAAGCCTTGGTCAGTTTTTGCAGCACCGAAAATTTGCTCGTCGGCGAAGCTGTAAGGTGCAGGACGCGCAGTTCGCCCATGACCTGTTCCCCATAACTTTGGCCCGCCCCTTCCAGCAACTGCCCGAACGCTGGGCTCCCGGTCGCGGGCAGGTACCTGCACCCTCCATGCTCCTATTGCAGCCATGACTGGAATCGTCGCTGCGGTCCCTATTCTCTCAGGAAACTGGTTGCATAACAGGAGCGGATATGCAAGAAGAATCTGGTTTCAATTTGCAATCGGAAGGATCAGTCAATGGCGCAGACCGGATCATTGCTCGTCACCGATAAGATTGTTGAGATCGGGGGCGCGGCGCTGCAGACTCAAGCTTTCGGCGACCCCTCCAGCCCACCCTTGTTGCTGATCATGGGGATGATGTCTTCGATGTTGTGGTGGCCGGACAGGTTCTGTGAAGAACTAGCCGCTCAAGAACGCTACGTGATCCGATACGACCAACGCGACACCGGCCTTTCCACGCACTATCCGCAAGGCGAGCCCGGTTACTCGTTTAGCGACTTGGCCGACGATGCCATAGGTATTCTAGACAGCTACGTCTTGGAAACGGCGCATCTAGCCGGCATGTCGATGGGCGGCTTCATCGCGCAGGAGGCCGCATTGCGCCATCCCCAGCGTGTGCGGACGCTCACGCTGATCAGCACGTCGCCGCTCGCGGTCGAGGGCTTACCGTCCTCGACCAAGGCCTATCGGGAGCACTCTATGGCGGCCGAGAGGATCGACTGGTCTGACATTGGAGCCATCGCCGATTTCCTGCGTCGCGATACGGCCATGCTCGCCGGCATCAGGCATCCACACGATGCCGATGCTGCAAGCGCGTTGATCGCCCGCGACATGGCCCGGGCGCCGTCATTTGCCAGCGCCACGAACCATTTCGCGCTGGTGAGTGAGGAGGAGTCTGCAAGGCTGCAGGCATCCGATATCAAAATGCCGGTTCTTGTGATCCACGGCACCGCCGATCCGCTGTTTCCTATCGAGCACGGGGAGGCCTTCACCAAAGTCATCCGAAATGTACGGTTGCACCGGGTCGAAGGGGGAGGGCACGAAATCCACGATCGGGACATTGACGAGATGGTCCAGGCCATCACCGATCATGCTGCTTACTGAACATTCGGAAAGTCCGCCATTATTCCGTTCGGCGGAAGCAAGCCGAATGGCTGTTTCCCCGACTGTTGTGACCGTTGATTTAGCTCATACAAAATTCCGTCGGGGCAAATAGCGTGGCAAAAAAGGTAACTTTGCTGGGTGCGCTGAAATCTGCATCCATACTTTTCAGACGATTTAGGAGAGGGTTAGGGGCAAAAAGGATCCCGTTTATCGGCACCTGTAAGAGCGTTGCGCTCTGATGCGCCGCTCCTGCGCGTGTCGGTTTCTGCTGTCGGAAGCCCTGCGACGGCAAGATCAACGGCTTGCTCGCTCGCTGACGCCAGATGCTCATCCGAGACTGTCAGCCGGTAAGTTGGCTGGGTTCCAGACAACCTCCCACAGGTGTCCGTTCGGGTCGCGGAAATATCCGGCATAACCGCCATAGAACGTGTCCTGAGCGGGCTTGATGATCTCGGCTCCAGCGCGAGCTGCTTGATCCATTACCTCATCAACTTCTGTCCGGCGCATAACGTTATGCCCGATCGTGAATGAGGTGGAGCTGATCGGCGTTTTCGGTAGGCCGGTGTCGTGGGCGAGGTCGTCCTGCGCCCAGATCGCGAGCTTTAGCCCGCCAGCCAACGTGAAGAATGCGACGGCGCCATGCTCGAACTCGCGGCCGATGATCCCTTCCGTTGGCAGTTGCAAACCGTCGCGATAGAAGGCGAGGGATTGTTCGAGGTCGGCGACCCCGATGGTCAGTACGGAAACACGCGGCTTCATGGCAGCTCCTCATTTTATCCGGTTGCCCAAATACCCTTCGGCTCCGATCGAAGAGTACGACGCCTGACGCGTTAACGTTATAGTAGCGCTCTCGGGAGGCAAACTTTTTCCCTACTCTTGGCCGAGCGACCCGAATTTTCCTTTAGCTGACAAAAACAGTAGATAATATATATTAAGCCTCGCCGATCAGCGCTGGCGTGCCATTCCGCTTGCCGAAGGAGAAACAATGCCCCCCCTTAAACTTGTCGGTCTTGCCGGAAGCTATAGCCGACCCTCCAAATCTCGAACATTGGTCGAGGAGGTTTCGGCGCTCGCGTCTGAACGCTACGGATTTCGCCGTCGCATCTACGATCTTCACGATGCCGGTCCTTTTCTGGGCCAGGCCCAGCGCTTTGCGGACCTCGATCCCAACGGACGCCAGCTCATAGAAGACATCATCGCCGCCAATGTCCTGGTCGTCGGATCGCCGACCTACAAAGGCAGCTATCCGGGCCTGTTCAAGCACCTGATCGACCTGATCGAACCGCTGGCATTGCGCGGCAAGCCGATCGTC includes:
- a CDS encoding HAMP domain-containing sensor histidine kinase, which translates into the protein MVEDARPANPNAAPRAAVGFLRGLSGKLLLLTITFVMLAEVLIFVPSVANMRIRWLQDRLNTVAAAAVVVDGLQNIELPRAVQRETLMATGTKAIVIRRKDASRMIATVDMPPAIDGEYDIANFTALGAIRDAFDTLLFGGNRVVRVYGPLGEGDATIELVMKDATLRKAMLVYSRNVFLLSIVISLITAALIFLAINRMLIVPIRRLTTSMQEFSDEPSSPERILVPPEGGDELAVAGQHLASMQRELQKTLKQQKSLAELGLAVSKINHDMRNILSSAQLISDRLADVDDPVVKRFAPTLLRTIDRAVGYTREVLSYGRTAEAEPRRRFVALKPLVEDVAELLAVDRQSGIDFDIQIRDDVEVDADGEQLFRIVHNICRNAVEALINHEPEDGRARRVTVSAVRTGSVVTISIDDTGPGMPAKARENLFAAFRGSARSGGTGLGLAIARELVLAHGGTIALVEKPTPGTLFRIELPDRPVRLDAFRAKGRP
- a CDS encoding VOC family protein, translating into MKPRVSVLTIGVADLEQSLAFYRDGLQLPTEGIIGREFEHGAVAFFTLAGGLKLAIWAQDDLAHDTGLPKTPISSTSFTIGHNVMRRTEVDEVMDQAARAGAEIIKPAQDTFYGGYAGYFRDPNGHLWEVVWNPANLPADSLG
- a CDS encoding class I SAM-dependent methyltransferase codes for the protein MAVQCADFYDAELSLHNRHLRAAASVGMRDRVLDIGCGAGQTTREAACIAVEGDVVGVDTSAEMLEIARRRCVDAGLRNVAFELGDAQHHNFPAASFDLCISRFGVMFFADPAAAFANIARAMRPGARLAWMVWQSQERNAWSGAIRQALAPGRAISENAGKAFSLSDPAIATELLSTAGFASIDFVEVQEPVFYGPDVDAAFDALTGLYLVKDALARSDEPPEQPQQRLRDLLDAHMTAEGVFFDSRAWIVSAVRATD
- a CDS encoding TVP38/TMEM64 family protein gives rise to the protein MSHDVRGKAEEGATVTPPSGRPHRESLSRRSPWRFLPFAFLLAGGLASYALGLHHYVSLSTLVDHRQALGGYVEAFPLRSGLLFFAVYVAVVIFSIPAASVLTMFAGFLFGPLLGGAITVLAATLGSSLLFLAARGVLSDLLRRRAGRFLERLAEGFRRNAFLYLLILRLAPIFPFFIVNIAPAFFDVKLRTFVAATLIGIVPATFAYAWLGCGLDEVIARAAHSGGALSFSDFATTDVSLALLALALIAALPLAYRLIQSRHRNA
- the msuE gene encoding FMN reductase; amino-acid sequence: MPPLKLVGLAGSYSRPSKSRTLVEEVSALASERYGFRRRIYDLHDAGPFLGQAQRFADLDPNGRQLIEDIIAANVLVVGSPTYKGSYPGLFKHLIDLIEPLALRGKPIVVTATGGGDRHALMVEHQLRPLFGFFMAHTLPTAIYASDRDFSDSRIAAESLRQRIVQAVDELEAFFPVLARPAAAAEGGWRPLVSAI
- a CDS encoding NAD(P)/FAD-dependent oxidoreductase, with the translated sequence MAKILTPDICVIGGGAAGLSVAAGAAAFGVPVVLVEHGRMGGDCLNYGCVPSKALIASAKHAEAIRGAAEFGITASEPGVDHERLQARIRSVIAGLAPHDSVERFTRLGVEVIEEKARFIDERTVTAGDRLIRARRFVIATGSSPAVPPIPGLAETPFLTNETLFELKHLPQHLVVIGAGAVGLEMALAHRRLGARVTIVENAAALSQVDPELAAIVLEAIAAEGIVLHERTTIRSIGKTDGGIRLLCENGNGAFQIDGSDLLIAAGRAANHSSLDLDLAGIRHDAKHIEVGADMRTSNRRVYVVGDAAGGQFTHQASYHARLVLQQILFRLPAREKFDVVPRVIFTDPELAEVGLGERQARDGFAGIEVVRWDYSGNDRARTDGLGRGLIKVVVGRRGRILGAGIAGAGAGEMIAIWAFAVANRLTLKHFHNYVAPYPTLAEIGKQAAISYYSPVARNRLLRSAIRVLRYFG
- a CDS encoding alpha/beta fold hydrolase, coding for MAQTGSLLVTDKIVEIGGAALQTQAFGDPSSPPLLLIMGMMSSMLWWPDRFCEELAAQERYVIRYDQRDTGLSTHYPQGEPGYSFSDLADDAIGILDSYVLETAHLAGMSMGGFIAQEAALRHPQRVRTLTLISTSPLAVEGLPSSTKAYREHSMAAERIDWSDIGAIADFLRRDTAMLAGIRHPHDADAASALIARDMARAPSFASATNHFALVSEEESARLQASDIKMPVLVIHGTADPLFPIEHGEAFTKVIRNVRLHRVEGGGHEIHDRDIDEMVQAITDHAAY